The sequence CATCCACTTCAGTCTCATTGACAGTGGATTCGTTGCTACTGTCTGTTGAATCATGAGCAATAACTGGATCATCATGTTTATCACCTCGACATGCCTGTTGGTGAGAAGTATTGTTAGGCTTCCACCTTTGCTAAAGTCACCTATGCTTAACGTGATACTTCTGAAGTTAACCAGAGGGGACTTCAGTTAGGTGTTCCACATTACCGTGAGTCTGGATCACAAAGACCCATTTACTTCTCTATCAGTTAAAATATTGGCGATGAAGTCCATTGAAAGCCCTGAGATGATCTCAGAATCACTAAGACTGCCAAGGTTTGCTCTACAGCAGGCTACCCAGGACAATGTGCAGTCAGCTTTCAAGTATCTTCAtagatggagactccacaatctgTCTGGGTGACttcttccagtgtttgaccaccctcacagtgaaaaagtgttCTCTTGTGTTGAGATGGAATTTTGTATGTTTTAATTCATTCCggttgcctcttgtcctgtcacttgagcaccactgaaaagagcctgtcTCCCTTTTATTTATTCCCTCCCACCAGACATTTATAACATTGATAAGGTTCCCCTGAGGCATCTCCTCCAaactgaacagtcccagctctctcagcctctcttccTATGAGAGATACTCCAGTctcttaatcatctttgtggccttttGCAGGACTCACTTCAATAAGTCTGTATTTTTCTTGTACTGGAAaacccagaactggatgcaATACTTcagatgcagcctcaccagtgctgagcagagaggaaGAATTGCCTCCCTGAGGCAATCAGGCAAGCAGGCAGCATTGAATTAATGTTCTGAGCACAGCCATCATTACATGCTGTCACACTTCTGCTCTTAGTTGTCTCAAATGTGTTAGATgagggagggtttttttgtgagaaGTCAGTAAGTGAGCCCAGTATTGTCAGTGATGCAGGAAGGCTACACATGGAGCATAAGGTGAGAACACGGTCAAAACATAAAAAGTAAGAAGCATTACTTAAGAACTACCactaaaaagagaaaacacaaaaaaaatctttacagtGATGAAGTTCCATATGGCTGTTTCCTCTAATTTCCAAAGGTAAATGCTGTGCCAGTTGTTCTATAAAAGAACTCAGCTGATGAACTAAGTTAATTAGCTTTTTGATGAGTATATGTTATAGATGTTTCCAAGTATTACTTAAAattgaaatatgaaaatatttttccatgtttgGTTCCAcgttaaaaataataaaggaaacCTGCATGACTCCTAATGAAAGATGAATTAATGATGTGCTGATTCTTGCAGCAGCCCTGTGCCTAAGGAAGCtttcatttggaaaaagaaaaaagataatacTTAGGATTACTCTGTAAACAACTACAATTACAATCTACTGAAGGCCAGGTTCATATATGAGTTTGCTCTGGATAAGCCCTGCATGATCCCATGACTTTGCTTTGAACAAGAGGCTTGAACAGAGACCTTCTGAGGTGCCTCCCAGCTTGCGTTATGCCATGAACCAAGATGTGAAACAGGAGGTTACATATGGGCTTTATTTGACTTAtcacaaaaagtatttttgagaCAATAAATCCTTAAATTGATTCTTAGAGTCTACAGAGATGCCAGGTATTGgtcataaacaaaaaaaacaaacaaaaaaatcactaccaccacaaaaaccaaccaagtagtccacaaaaaaagaaaacgaccaaacagaaaaacaaaacacaaaccccagCTTCAGTAAGGATCAGTTAAAGGGACTTGCCTAGAAGGAAGCAATGAAGATAGAGGTTTGATAGCCTTCTACAGTCTAGTGAGGTGTGAGCAGTAGGAACTGAGCTGAGACCTTCCCCAAAAATATGGCACTGCCTTCTCTGCCATTAAATATACACTGACAGTCAATCTGACATGGGCTTGATTTGTGTTTCTCTTCATAAAATTACTTACTAAATACAGCTATAATCATGATATTAACACTAGCGTACATACAGGTTTCTTAAAAAAGAAGACTCCTTGTCTGAAATGTCTTTAAGGAAAAATTTCCCTTGTGGAAAGACTGCATCAGGAAAACTGACATCTGTATTGCAGAAAAACACAGGTCAGTGTTAAGTCCACTGAATTCAGAAACAGACATCTTACCTGAATGATAAATATCTTTGGTTTTCCTACTAGACTCCGGCACTTGTCTCCTCTGAACATGTCTGTGATTGTCTCAATTTTGATTTTGGCATCATATGCGTAAACATGATCATTCTCGCCATGACTCAGgaacacacaaacaaagcagTCAGCATTACTGTGGTCATCCAGAGAGGCTGAAATAGTCAAAATGACTAAACAGTCATCCTGAGGTTTAAAAAACATTGTACATTTGTATCATTTTTAATCCCTGATCAGTCCTTTTCAAATGAAAGCTATTTTCAGATAGAAGAATACTGCAGATTTGAAGGTGCATTGATTCAACATGGCTGAAGGGCCACTAAATGTAAAAAGAAGAATGTTAACAACTTCTCCCAGCAGCAAGTACTTTCTTTCATCTTTTAGTGACTTCCTTAGTTCTTCCACAGAAGTTTCCCTTACACTGCAATAATCTGCAATCTAACCTTTAAGTCCTTCTAATATTAAAGAACTTCCTTGTGCACAAAAACTGTTTTAAGTTAGATAAATAGAGAGAATGGAAGAAAAGATACCTGGAAATTCTGCTACAAATACTTAGACATAATCAGTGTATAGTCTCCTACCTTCATAAATTTCCTGCAGCACGCCTTCTGCTTTCAGATCATCAAAAACTCTGACTTCAAATCCAAGGTCTGTCAAACTATTATTAAAACACATCAGTATTAGTACAAGTCTTGCTCAAATTATATGTCAGTTGCTTTCCCTCTCAGAGAATAAATATTCATGTTTATgcattatttatgaaaaaaaaaacccaagctaAAGTTGATTTTGAACTCAAACCAGTGTCAAGTACAGGTCTAATACCTCAAGTTACTTCAAAGAGTTTGCCCAAAGAAAGCTCTGGACTCACTGAAATCATAGCACTTGTGCCAGCAGTTTCTGTGATGTAGGGAATTTGCCCTAAAGCTTTTTCATTACAGCTTTCTGTACCAAAGTTGCAGAGATGCTTATGTCTACAAAATCTTTTGGTCTCTACTTAAAACACGAGATTTAGGTAACTGCTTATTTGACTATGATTTCTgaagtttagatttttttaaggaTGAGCAGAGAAACCAAGTTTCTTACCTGCGTTTCAGATTGTTTCTGTCTGCTAAAGTCCCACGTCTGTCTGGCATttttaaatgccaaaaaaaGTGTTCATGATTGAAGATTAATGCAATTCCTCTTCTTTGATGGTTCATTTTGTACTGCGCTGCAGGATCATGTGTTTGCCTGTTGCCAGAGATGGAAAACATTCTTGATAAATGAGTCAGTGGCTAACTGAATTAACTTCCTGTATTTCCACAAGGTAAGAATTTTTAATTGACTAGAGATTTGGAGGAGCCAATTTCAGAAGACAAGACCTCAAAATGTAGAATATTTTAGGAAGACCCAAAATCGCTAGgtcttttttaaaagcttggGCATGTTAAGGGAATCAGTAAAAACAAGTGTTGGGTGTTTACTGTGACTCCACCAGATAGATTGAACAGTTTCTCTGCAAGGtatttgtgttttctctcctcAGGAGGCTGTCTCATTAGTAACACAGTAACACATATAATGGCACACTTTAGGCATGGCTCCAATTCTCCATGTTATGTGTTCTGCTAAATATTATTTTAGCATAATTGGATAGTACACATGTACTTATTTGGAATTGTAGCTGTCTGCGGTTTGCTTCAAGTTCTTCTAAGTAAATCAAGTGCTACATAATAAGTAATAGACTATAAACTGATGGTGATGAGGTGCTAAGAGTAGTGTATCTTGCAAAAGGAGAACAAATGTTTATTGTTTACcctaagaaaatgaaaactatgATAATACAACTGTTCATCTAAGTTTTTAGCAACCAGCCAACAAAATCTGAAGG is a genomic window of Pseudopipra pipra isolate bDixPip1 unplaced genomic scaffold, bDixPip1.hap1 HAP1_SCAFFOLD_357, whole genome shotgun sequence containing:
- the LOC135408351 gene encoding caspase-6 isoform X1 — its product is MSGPERPAGHVQLDSRPILSTTDGNQNITEVDAFDTRQTHDPAAQYKMNHQRRGIALIFNHEHFFWHLKMPDRRGTLADRNNLKRSLTDLGFEVRVFDDLKAEGVLQEIYEASLDDHSNADCFVCVFLSHGENDHVYAYDAKIKIETITDMFRGDKCRSLVGKPKIFIIQACRGDKHDDPVIAHDSTDSSNESTVNETEVDAAGVYTLPAGADFIMCYSVAQGYYSHRETVNGSWYIQDLCETLRKHGSSLEFTELLTVVNRKVSYRKVDVCRDSNAIGKKQIPCFASMLTKKLYFHPKSQ
- the LOC135408351 gene encoding caspase-6 isoform X2, producing MNHQRRGIALIFNHEHFFWHLKMPDRRGTLADRNNLKRSLTDLGFEVRVFDDLKAEGVLQEIYEASLDDHSNADCFVCVFLSHGENDHVYAYDAKIKIETITDMFRGDKCRSLVGKPKIFIIQACRGDKHDDPVIAHDSTDSSNESTVNETEVDAAGVYTLPAGADFIMCYSVAQGYYSHRETVNGSWYIQDLCETLRKHGSSLEFTELLTVVNRKVSYRKVDVCRDSNAIGKKQIPCFASMLTKKLYFHPKSQ